One genomic segment of Amycolatopsis sp. Hca4 includes these proteins:
- a CDS encoding MerR family transcriptional regulator, which yields MSSTPEGRALSSNEVARTLGVSQVTLRTWEQRYGIGASVREENGRRRYTPEDVDRLRRMRALQAQGTRAREAARLVLSRTAAGTTVELRRRRIAEAAEQFDVPTMGDLVDDALASLGVAQAWTEVVAPVLRVIGERWAQAGDRTAMAAEWALAAAASAALDRLRAPTPLRAGRGPVLFVCGPAERHELPVKMLSAALGDDGAPSMFLSGLVSMDVLRVVSGRYSPSAVVVWSMTSPSADVRTLRALHAEGIPVRPAGPGWRGLPTVGEPLPPSFADALAAFSG from the coding sequence GTGAGCAGCACACCCGAGGGCCGCGCCCTCAGCTCGAACGAGGTCGCCAGGACACTCGGCGTCTCCCAGGTGACGCTGCGGACGTGGGAACAGCGCTACGGCATCGGCGCCTCGGTCCGCGAGGAGAACGGCCGCCGCCGGTACACGCCCGAAGACGTCGACCGGCTGCGGCGGATGCGGGCGCTGCAGGCGCAGGGCACCCGGGCGCGGGAAGCCGCCCGGCTGGTGCTCTCCCGGACGGCGGCGGGCACCACCGTCGAGCTGCGCCGTCGGCGGATCGCCGAAGCCGCCGAACAGTTCGACGTGCCCACCATGGGCGATCTGGTCGACGACGCGCTCGCGAGCCTGGGGGTGGCGCAGGCGTGGACCGAAGTCGTCGCGCCGGTCCTGCGGGTCATCGGGGAACGCTGGGCGCAGGCGGGCGACCGCACCGCGATGGCGGCGGAGTGGGCGCTGGCCGCGGCGGCCTCGGCGGCGCTGGACCGGCTGCGGGCCCCGACGCCGCTGCGGGCCGGGCGGGGGCCCGTGCTGTTCGTGTGCGGGCCGGCCGAGCGCCACGAGCTGCCGGTGAAGATGCTCAGCGCGGCGCTGGGCGACGACGGCGCACCGTCGATGTTCCTGAGCGGGCTGGTGTCGATGGACGTGCTGCGGGTGGTGTCCGGCCGGTACTCCCCGAGCGCCGTGGTGGTGTGGTCGATGACGTCGCCGTCCGCGGACGTGCGGACCCTGCGCGCCCTGCACGCCGAGGGCATCCCGGTGCGCCCGGCCGGCCCGGGCTGGCGTGGCCTGCCGACGGTCGGGGAGCCGCTGCCGCCGTCCTTCGCGGACGCCTTGGCGGCCTTCAGCGGCTGA
- a CDS encoding VOC family protein: protein MEAAGLHAYLSYRDASAALGWLTAVGFEVVTRQDGDDGAVVHAEVRLGSIVLMVATADADYDRPRLLGLSTGDGLYLGFDRSELVDGWFGRAVAAGARPVIAPEDTAWGSRRARVLDPEGKEWSAGTYRPGTAW from the coding sequence ATGGAGGCCGCGGGCTTGCACGCCTACCTCAGCTACCGGGACGCCTCCGCCGCACTCGGCTGGCTCACCGCGGTGGGCTTCGAGGTCGTGACGCGCCAGGACGGCGACGACGGTGCCGTCGTCCACGCCGAGGTCCGGCTCGGGTCGATCGTGCTGATGGTCGCCACCGCGGACGCGGACTACGACCGGCCGCGGCTGCTCGGGCTGAGCACGGGCGACGGGCTGTACCTGGGGTTCGACCGGAGCGAGCTCGTCGACGGGTGGTTCGGGCGCGCGGTGGCCGCGGGCGCGCGCCCGGTGATCGCGCCCGAAGACACCGCGTGGGGCTCGCGCCGCGCGCGGGTGCTCGACCCGGAAGGCAAGGAGTGGAGCGCCGGCACCTACCGGCCCGGGACCGCCTGGTAG
- a CDS encoding glycosyltransferase — MPEPRIVVVSPPFASHARPLATVAAALADGGADVTFACAPAFAELAEQAGLRFEPLAFGDNANTGIAERTRQQEAGAQRLTEFLEATRAGAVPALLAQARHRRADMLPDPEGVYRAVRRLDDRLRPDWYLVDQLAYAVTLALYTLGRRWAAFCPGHPGYVLDGPDRFFGLPPYWPDAIRPPSAELAELRAEAEANDRLFTELFTRFVAEHAPGRPAPRSAFGLTSPEAVLFNYPELPWLPSLPSAPARIFAGHCSDVGTAGLPADWRDRVGRLTDGGRRLVLVSFGTFLSARDDVLATVVHGVAALEGVSVLVAAGDRAGSLRTAFAGRDRIEVADHVPQRALLPEASAVVHHGGNNSFTECLAAGVPAVALPFSSDQFAVAHDLERIPAGRALDPHRLTPETVTEAVAAVLASGPRVREAAARLSAAGGPGLAARRLLTAMDRSPR, encoded by the coding sequence ATGCCGGAACCGCGGATCGTGGTGGTGAGCCCGCCGTTCGCTTCGCACGCGAGGCCGCTCGCGACGGTGGCGGCCGCGCTCGCGGACGGCGGCGCGGACGTGACGTTCGCCTGTGCTCCCGCGTTCGCGGAGCTGGCCGAGCAGGCTGGGCTGCGGTTCGAGCCGCTGGCATTCGGCGACAACGCCAACACCGGGATCGCCGAGCGCACCCGCCAGCAGGAGGCCGGCGCGCAGCGGCTGACCGAGTTCCTCGAGGCCACCCGCGCGGGTGCGGTGCCGGCGCTGCTGGCCCAGGCGCGGCACCGACGGGCGGACATGCTGCCCGATCCCGAGGGCGTGTACCGCGCGGTGCGGCGGCTGGACGACCGGCTGCGCCCGGACTGGTACCTCGTCGACCAGCTGGCCTACGCGGTCACGCTCGCGCTGTACACGCTCGGCCGCCGGTGGGCGGCGTTCTGCCCCGGGCACCCCGGCTACGTCCTCGACGGCCCGGACCGGTTCTTCGGGCTGCCGCCCTACTGGCCGGACGCGATCCGGCCGCCGTCGGCCGAGCTGGCGGAACTGCGGGCCGAGGCCGAAGCCAACGACCGCCTCTTCACCGAGCTGTTCACGCGGTTCGTCGCCGAGCACGCGCCCGGCAGGCCGGCGCCGCGCAGCGCGTTCGGCCTGACCTCGCCCGAAGCGGTGCTGTTCAACTACCCGGAGCTGCCGTGGCTGCCGTCGTTGCCGTCCGCCCCGGCACGGATCTTCGCCGGGCACTGCAGCGACGTCGGGACGGCCGGGCTGCCCGCGGACTGGCGTGACCGCGTCGGAAGGCTGACCGACGGCGGCCGCCGGCTCGTCCTGGTCTCGTTCGGGACGTTCCTGTCCGCCCGTGACGACGTGCTCGCCACCGTGGTCCACGGGGTGGCCGCGCTCGAGGGCGTCTCGGTGCTGGTGGCGGCCGGGGACCGGGCCGGATCGCTGCGGACGGCCTTCGCGGGCCGCGACCGGATCGAGGTCGCCGACCACGTGCCCCAGCGGGCGCTCCTGCCCGAGGCGTCGGCGGTCGTGCACCACGGCGGCAACAACTCGTTCACCGAATGCCTGGCGGCCGGGGTGCCCGCGGTCGCGTTGCCGTTTTCCAGCGACCAGTTCGCGGTCGCTCATGATCTGGAGCGCATTCCGGCGGGCCGAGCGCTCGATCCGCACCGGCTGACGCCGGAGACGGTCACGGAAGCCGTCGCCGCGGTGCTGGCATCGGGGCCACGCGTACGCGAGGCCGCGGCCCGGCTGTCGGCGGCGGGTGGGCCCGGGTTGGCGGCTCGGCGGTTGCTCACGGCGATGGATCGGTCTCCCCGATAG
- a CDS encoding glycosyltransferase family 4 protein, translated as MIIHDSATTVPADAVTALRDLRPGADPARVEELRRAFHPAFAVPALVEYAGAEAMPEDADSAVAAVRALSRAPAPPAPADVLAAVPDDIEGPLGDMGTSVALDLFAASAAAHGRAAAGGAIRAAFGTASPRRRVLLLDLAERHTDGGIPAAAVVEGADRDRALRHAGWRYLTRHSGAITRERDNDPYERVLAALCRARPADAALWTVPPAERGGLVVAQSMLLGSFDRPGAGASGGLTVFLRHLGTALPRQDGIARVVTLTLAGHEELAERTSLAEVDGAGHVVLRIPVDAPTAPAQPQLARHRAAITFLARRLLRLTGCRPDVVHVRYADDGSLAIADAAAALGAPTVFTLTADPHRSLAERHRPGSAEPPSSARADLHRMYAADRLVATAGTVIGLPGRPEGELPGYFPALRGRPAPESPPEGITVLPRVSVGEARQRQLIDSLSAPDPELPRLGPDARGLPIVLSVGRLHPVKQQDLLVEAWLTRGLHRRTALVLVGGDLSRPTEDETRMLDRILARHRAHPAAAGRLAVLPALGNDDVRLLEHGLSRLLPAPSPHLYVCPSHKEEFGIAVLEAMEAGLLVLGPRRGGLRYYVDHGRNGLLADTSGIAPFGDALTAFVRAATDDPARARAAAAAGRDTVRERFGITQVAARFADVYRRTCLEAHTP; from the coding sequence GTGATCATCCACGACTCCGCCACCACCGTTCCGGCCGACGCCGTGACGGCGTTGCGGGACCTGCGGCCCGGCGCCGATCCCGCTCGCGTCGAGGAGCTCCGGCGCGCCTTTCACCCCGCTTTCGCCGTCCCGGCCCTGGTCGAATACGCCGGCGCGGAAGCGATGCCGGAGGACGCGGACTCCGCCGTGGCCGCGGTACGGGCCCTCTCCCGGGCGCCGGCTCCCCCGGCGCCCGCCGACGTCCTGGCGGCGGTCCCCGACGACATCGAGGGCCCGCTCGGCGACATGGGCACGTCGGTGGCACTGGATCTCTTCGCCGCTTCGGCCGCCGCGCACGGCCGGGCCGCCGCGGGCGGGGCGATCCGCGCGGCCTTCGGCACGGCCTCGCCACGCCGTCGCGTGCTGCTGCTGGACCTGGCCGAGCGGCACACCGACGGGGGCATCCCGGCCGCCGCGGTGGTCGAGGGTGCCGACCGTGACCGCGCGTTGCGGCACGCCGGCTGGCGGTACCTCACCCGGCACAGCGGGGCCATCACGCGCGAACGCGACAACGACCCGTACGAGCGGGTGCTGGCGGCGCTGTGCCGGGCCCGGCCGGCCGACGCGGCACTGTGGACGGTCCCGCCCGCCGAGCGCGGCGGGCTGGTCGTCGCCCAGTCGATGCTGCTGGGCTCGTTCGACCGGCCCGGCGCCGGGGCGAGCGGCGGGCTGACCGTGTTCCTGCGGCACCTCGGCACGGCCCTGCCGCGCCAGGACGGCATCGCCCGCGTCGTCACCCTGACCCTGGCCGGGCACGAGGAGCTCGCCGAGCGCACGTCCCTGGCCGAGGTCGACGGCGCCGGGCACGTCGTGCTGCGGATCCCGGTCGACGCGCCCACCGCGCCTGCCCAGCCGCAGCTGGCCCGCCACCGCGCGGCGATCACGTTCCTGGCCCGGCGGCTGCTGCGGCTGACCGGCTGCCGCCCCGACGTCGTGCACGTCCGCTACGCCGACGACGGGTCGCTCGCGATCGCCGACGCCGCCGCCGCGCTCGGTGCCCCGACGGTCTTCACGCTGACCGCCGACCCCCACCGCTCGCTCGCCGAGCGGCACCGGCCCGGCAGTGCCGAGCCGCCGTCGAGCGCGCGTGCGGACCTGCACCGCATGTACGCGGCCGACCGGCTGGTGGCCACCGCCGGCACGGTGATCGGCCTGCCGGGACGGCCGGAAGGTGAGCTGCCCGGCTACTTCCCCGCGCTGCGCGGCCGTCCGGCGCCGGAATCCCCGCCCGAAGGGATCACGGTGCTCCCGCGGGTCTCCGTCGGCGAGGCCCGGCAGCGGCAGCTCATCGACTCGCTGTCCGCGCCCGACCCCGAACTGCCCCGGCTCGGCCCGGACGCGCGGGGGCTGCCGATCGTGCTGTCGGTGGGCCGGCTCCACCCGGTCAAGCAGCAGGACCTGCTGGTCGAGGCCTGGCTGACGCGCGGCCTGCACCGCCGGACCGCCCTGGTGCTCGTCGGCGGGGACCTCAGCCGCCCCACCGAGGACGAAACCCGGATGCTGGACCGCATCCTGGCCCGGCACCGGGCCCACCCGGCGGCCGCGGGGCGGCTGGCCGTGCTCCCGGCCCTCGGCAACGACGACGTCCGGCTGCTCGAGCACGGACTCAGCCGGCTCCTGCCCGCGCCGTCACCCCACCTCTACGTCTGCCCCAGCCACAAGGAGGAGTTCGGCATCGCGGTCCTCGAAGCCATGGAAGCCGGCCTGCTCGTGCTCGGCCCGCGCCGCGGCGGGCTGCGGTACTACGTCGACCACGGGCGCAACGGCCTGCTGGCCGACACGTCCGGTATCGCGCCGTTCGGCGACGCCCTGACGGCCTTCGTCCGCGCCGCGACGGACGACCCGGCACGAGCCAGGGCCGCCGCGGCCGCCGGCCGGGACACCGTCCGCGAACGGTTCGGGATCACGCAGGTCGCCGCCCGGTTCGCCGACGTCTACCGGCGGACGTGCCTGGAGGCCCACACTCCCTGA
- a CDS encoding 2'-5' RNA ligase family protein: MAEPIVITLAVDERAQAAWNTLRRRWFPPERLKVDAHLTLFHALPGEHLPAILADSTEVAGGMTPFELTVAGVRSLGRGVALDVGSPALLRLHAALRARWASWLTPQDAQPLKPHVTVQNKVRPETAAETLHEVQRDPGPPTATATGLAVWRYVGGPWTFAAAVPFAG, translated from the coding sequence GTGGCGGAGCCGATCGTGATCACCCTGGCGGTCGACGAGCGCGCCCAGGCCGCGTGGAACACCCTGCGCCGCCGCTGGTTCCCGCCGGAGCGGCTGAAAGTCGACGCCCACCTCACGCTGTTCCACGCCCTGCCCGGCGAGCACCTGCCCGCGATCCTCGCGGACAGCACGGAAGTGGCAGGCGGGATGACGCCGTTCGAGCTGACGGTGGCCGGTGTCCGGTCGCTCGGCCGGGGTGTGGCGCTCGACGTGGGGTCGCCGGCCCTGCTGCGGCTGCACGCCGCGTTGCGGGCGCGGTGGGCATCGTGGCTCACCCCGCAGGACGCCCAGCCGCTGAAGCCGCACGTGACGGTGCAGAACAAGGTGCGCCCGGAGACCGCGGCGGAGACGCTTCACGAGGTCCAGCGCGATCCCGGGCCGCCCACGGCGACCGCGACCGGCCTGGCCGTCTGGCGGTACGTCGGCGGCCCGTGGACGTTCGCCGCCGCGGTGCCCTTCGCCGGGTGA
- a CDS encoding class II fructose-bisphosphate aldolase, which translates to MNWPALLDDLRAQRRAIGAFNAILIEHAEAVVAGAEHSGLPVILQISQNAVRYHGSLAPFALACLRLAEAATVPVLVHLDHIEDEDLIREGLDLGITSVMFDAAALPYEENVARTKAVADRCHAAGCRVEAELGEIGGKDGAHAPGVRTDPGQAREFVAATGVDSLAVAVGSSHAMADRSAVLDESLIAALAHRVPVPLVLHGSSGVPDEGLRGAVASGIVKVNIGTRLNQVLTEAVRSTLGEQETLTDPRRYLAPGRAAVRDEVARLLTLLAK; encoded by the coding sequence ATGAACTGGCCCGCCCTGTTGGACGACCTGCGCGCGCAGCGGCGCGCGATCGGGGCGTTCAACGCGATCCTGATCGAACACGCCGAAGCCGTCGTGGCCGGCGCGGAGCACAGCGGGCTCCCGGTGATCCTGCAGATCTCGCAGAACGCCGTCCGCTACCACGGCTCGCTCGCGCCGTTCGCGCTCGCCTGCCTGCGGCTGGCCGAGGCCGCGACCGTGCCGGTGCTGGTCCACCTCGACCACATCGAGGACGAGGACCTGATCCGGGAGGGGCTCGATCTGGGCATCACGTCGGTCATGTTCGACGCCGCCGCGCTGCCCTACGAAGAGAACGTGGCCCGGACGAAGGCGGTCGCCGACCGCTGCCACGCCGCGGGCTGCCGCGTCGAGGCGGAACTCGGCGAGATCGGCGGCAAGGACGGCGCCCACGCCCCCGGCGTGCGCACGGACCCGGGCCAGGCCCGTGAGTTCGTCGCCGCGACCGGCGTGGACTCGCTCGCGGTGGCCGTGGGCTCGTCGCACGCCATGGCCGACCGCAGCGCCGTGCTCGACGAATCCCTGATCGCGGCGCTCGCGCACCGCGTGCCGGTACCCCTGGTGCTGCACGGGTCCTCCGGCGTGCCGGACGAGGGCCTGCGCGGCGCGGTGGCGAGCGGCATCGTCAAGGTCAACATCGGCACGCGGCTGAACCAGGTGCTCACCGAGGCGGTCCGCTCGACGCTCGGGGAGCAGGAGACGCTCACCGACCCCCGCCGCTACCTGGCCCCGGGCCGGGCGGCGGTCCGCGACGAGGTGGCCCGGCTGCTGACGCTGCTCGCGAAGTGA
- a CDS encoding 1-phosphofructokinase family hexose kinase, whose protein sequence is MTGPIVTVTLNPAVDVTYRVDVLRPGETVRVPDVRSRAGGKGVNVAAVVRELGGESVVLALTTTRAPDEFRDGLDRLGLTHRLVPALPAVRRTVAVVTRADGTTMLQENGSPAAVTAEADVAAALEAELSAGAGAVVISGSVPGGLGADVPAKLVGLCGRYGVPVIADVSGAALREAAGSGAVLMPNEDELKELAGAGVEACRDLVAAGAPAVVATCGSDGAIAVTARDAWRARPAEVVTGNPAGAGDAGAAALALRLAAAGAVSEVDWRAALADVVATSAAAVLRPVAGEIDVAARARWVRAVQVERMR, encoded by the coding sequence GTGACCGGTCCGATCGTCACGGTCACGCTCAACCCCGCCGTCGACGTCACCTACCGGGTGGACGTGCTGCGCCCGGGGGAGACCGTGCGGGTGCCGGACGTCCGGTCGCGGGCCGGCGGCAAGGGCGTCAACGTGGCGGCCGTGGTCCGCGAACTGGGCGGCGAGAGCGTGGTGCTGGCGCTGACCACCACCCGGGCGCCGGACGAGTTCCGCGACGGCCTGGACCGGCTGGGCCTCACCCACCGGCTCGTCCCCGCGCTGCCCGCGGTGCGGCGGACCGTGGCGGTGGTGACCCGCGCCGACGGCACGACCATGTTGCAGGAGAACGGTTCCCCGGCGGCGGTCACAGCGGAGGCGGATGTCGCCGCCGCACTGGAGGCCGAGCTGTCGGCCGGCGCGGGAGCCGTGGTGATCTCCGGCAGCGTGCCCGGGGGACTGGGTGCCGACGTCCCCGCGAAGCTCGTCGGGCTGTGCGGGCGGTACGGCGTTCCGGTGATCGCCGACGTCTCCGGCGCGGCGCTGCGCGAGGCCGCCGGCAGCGGCGCGGTGCTGATGCCGAACGAAGACGAACTGAAGGAACTGGCCGGGGCAGGCGTCGAGGCGTGCCGGGACCTCGTGGCCGCGGGCGCCCCGGCGGTGGTGGCCACCTGCGGTTCGGACGGCGCGATCGCCGTCACCGCCAGGGACGCCTGGCGGGCCCGGCCCGCCGAAGTGGTCACCGGCAACCCGGCCGGGGCCGGCGACGCCGGAGCCGCCGCGCTGGCCCTGCGGCTCGCCGCGGCCGGCGCGGTGTCCGAAGTGGACTGGCGGGCCGCGCTCGCGGACGTGGTGGCCACGTCGGCCGCCGCGGTGCTGCGCCCGGTCGCCGGTGAGATCGACGTCGCGGCCAGGGCCCGCTGGGTCCGTGCCGTGCAGGTGGAGAGGATGCGATGA
- a CDS encoding DMT family transporter — protein sequence MTGSGVLTSSTRSWITYAGLLVVFWGVWGAISSLPTKLYAYPDPMVYVVWALTMLVPAWVSLRGKKFDRGRTAAGYGLLIGLTGAGGQLVLFKALTIGPAYIIFPIVALSPAITVLLAFVALRERLGGWSWAGVLLALVAVVLFSVSTGDGGDSGWLYLVLAVLICVAWGVQAFFMRKAALAGVDDASTFGWMTISGLLLIPVAVLMMGGLPLGFPWQAPALTAGTQLLNAVGALFLVMAMSRGKASIVAPVTNALAPVLTIVLSLLLFGATPTGFQLAGIVLALAGSTLMVYRAEKTGEP from the coding sequence ATGACCGGATCAGGGGTACTCACGTCGTCCACCCGCAGCTGGATCACCTACGCCGGCCTGCTGGTGGTGTTCTGGGGCGTCTGGGGAGCCATCTCCAGCCTGCCCACCAAGCTCTACGCCTATCCCGACCCGATGGTGTACGTCGTCTGGGCCCTCACCATGCTCGTGCCCGCGTGGGTTTCGCTGCGCGGCAAGAAGTTCGACCGCGGCCGGACCGCCGCCGGGTACGGCCTGCTGATCGGGCTCACCGGCGCGGGCGGGCAGCTGGTGCTGTTCAAGGCCCTCACGATCGGCCCGGCGTACATCATCTTCCCGATCGTCGCGCTCTCGCCCGCCATCACCGTGCTGCTGGCCTTCGTCGCGCTGCGGGAGCGGCTCGGCGGGTGGTCGTGGGCCGGCGTGCTGCTCGCGCTCGTGGCCGTCGTCCTGTTCTCCGTCTCCACCGGGGACGGCGGGGACAGCGGGTGGCTCTACCTGGTGCTGGCCGTGCTGATCTGCGTGGCGTGGGGCGTGCAGGCGTTCTTCATGCGCAAGGCCGCGCTCGCCGGCGTGGACGACGCTTCGACGTTCGGCTGGATGACCATCAGCGGGCTGCTGCTGATCCCGGTCGCCGTGCTGATGATGGGCGGGCTGCCGCTGGGGTTCCCGTGGCAGGCGCCCGCGCTCACCGCGGGCACCCAGCTGCTCAACGCGGTCGGCGCGCTGTTCCTCGTGATGGCGATGAGCCGGGGCAAGGCGTCGATCGTGGCGCCGGTGACCAACGCGCTCGCCCCGGTGCTGACCATCGTCCTGTCGCTGCTGCTGTTCGGCGCCACCCCGACCGGGTTCCAGCTCGCGGGCATCGTGCTGGCACTGGCCGGCTCGACCCTGATGGTCTACCGAGCGGAAAAGACCGGCGAGCCGTGA
- a CDS encoding N-acetylglucosamine kinase: protein MFLGVDGGGTKTAFCLVDPGGRVVAEARTASVYYLSEGLQIVEPLLREGIGEVCRAAGVEVPDITYAFFGLPAYGEISADVPVLDAVPARILGTGNYRCGNDMICGWAGSLGAVDGINVVAGTGSIAYGEHDGRQWRGGGWSELFGDEGSGYWVAVQGLNAFSRMVDGRLPAGPLVGEMRRTLGLTVDFDAIDVVVNRWHGDRARIADLSKVVVRAAEAGDAVATGVLREAGRELALLVDVGRTALGFEAAQRVPVSYSGGMFGSAHVLSSFRDALALEYDLREPLLEPHIGAALYAARLHGHPLRAGQVHPAASLPH, encoded by the coding sequence GTGTTCCTCGGAGTCGACGGCGGCGGTACGAAGACGGCCTTCTGCCTGGTGGACCCCGGCGGCCGGGTGGTCGCGGAGGCCAGGACCGCGAGCGTGTACTACCTGAGCGAGGGCCTGCAGATCGTGGAACCCCTGCTGCGCGAAGGGATCGGCGAAGTCTGCCGGGCCGCCGGGGTCGAGGTCCCGGACATCACCTACGCCTTCTTCGGCCTGCCCGCCTACGGGGAGATCAGCGCCGACGTCCCGGTGCTCGACGCGGTGCCCGCCCGGATACTCGGGACCGGGAACTACCGCTGCGGCAACGACATGATCTGCGGCTGGGCCGGGTCGCTCGGCGCGGTCGACGGCATCAACGTCGTCGCCGGCACCGGCTCGATCGCCTACGGCGAGCACGACGGCAGGCAGTGGCGCGGCGGTGGCTGGAGCGAGCTGTTCGGCGACGAAGGCTCCGGCTACTGGGTCGCGGTCCAGGGCCTCAACGCGTTCAGCCGGATGGTGGACGGCCGCCTCCCCGCCGGCCCGCTCGTCGGGGAGATGCGCCGGACGCTGGGGCTCACCGTCGACTTCGACGCGATCGACGTCGTGGTGAACCGGTGGCACGGCGACCGGGCCCGGATCGCCGACCTCAGCAAGGTCGTGGTCCGGGCCGCCGAAGCCGGCGACGCGGTCGCCACCGGGGTGCTCCGGGAGGCCGGGCGCGAGCTCGCGCTGCTGGTGGACGTCGGCCGGACCGCGCTCGGGTTCGAAGCCGCGCAACGGGTTCCGGTGTCGTACTCCGGCGGCATGTTCGGGTCGGCCCACGTGCTCTCGTCCTTCCGCGACGCGCTCGCCCTCGAGTACGACCTGCGCGAGCCGCTGCTGGAACCGCACATCGGTGCCGCGCTGTACGCGGCACGCCTGCACGGACACCCGTTGCGGGCCGGGCAAGTCCACCCGGCCGCGTCCCTGCCGCACTGA
- a CDS encoding SIS domain-containing protein: MHNSGPWPGHSRTAREIGQQPATWTRVADAVRRARPEIAELIGDEPRRIVLTGAGTSAFIGEVVARDLARHLGRPVEAIATTEIVADPTAVVVDDRPILLVSFARSGNSPESSAAADLLQRLAPGLRHLVITCDPGGQLARRWSGAENAVVVALPDEVNDRGFAMTSSFTGMTLAALLAFGMDIDVEALAEAGSAVLDGAFEHASAIAGAKPSRLVFLGSGPLRGLAREAALKCLELTRGEVVGLAESALGFRHGPKSVLDERTIAVVFRSPDPHTRRYDEDIARELVQSLGEERVVVVGGDGARSWPVPAPPGLPVAGYALLAVLAAQTTALACSLALGVTPDNPFPGGEVNRVVQGVVIHEFVPSEVS; this comes from the coding sequence ATGCACAACAGCGGGCCGTGGCCCGGCCACAGCCGGACCGCACGGGAGATCGGGCAGCAGCCCGCCACCTGGACCCGGGTGGCGGACGCCGTGCGCCGGGCCCGGCCGGAGATCGCCGAGCTGATCGGCGACGAGCCGCGGCGAATCGTGCTCACCGGCGCGGGCACGTCGGCGTTCATCGGCGAGGTCGTCGCCCGCGATCTCGCGCGCCACCTCGGCCGGCCGGTCGAGGCGATCGCGACCACGGAGATCGTCGCCGACCCGACCGCCGTGGTCGTCGACGACCGGCCGATCCTCCTGGTGTCCTTCGCCCGCAGCGGCAACAGCCCCGAGTCGAGCGCGGCGGCGGACCTGCTGCAGCGGCTGGCGCCCGGGCTGCGGCACCTGGTGATCACGTGCGACCCCGGCGGGCAGCTGGCGCGGCGGTGGTCCGGCGCGGAGAACGCCGTCGTGGTGGCGCTGCCCGACGAGGTCAACGACCGCGGGTTCGCGATGACCTCCTCGTTCACCGGGATGACGCTGGCGGCCCTGCTCGCCTTCGGGATGGACATCGACGTCGAAGCGCTCGCGGAGGCCGGATCGGCGGTGCTCGACGGCGCTTTCGAGCACGCGTCGGCGATCGCCGGCGCCAAGCCGTCCCGGCTGGTGTTCCTCGGCTCCGGGCCGCTGCGCGGGCTGGCCAGGGAAGCCGCGCTCAAGTGCCTCGAACTGACCCGCGGCGAGGTCGTCGGCCTCGCCGAGTCCGCGCTGGGCTTCCGGCACGGGCCGAAGTCCGTGCTGGACGAGCGCACGATCGCCGTGGTCTTCCGTTCCCCCGATCCGCACACACGGCGATACGACGAGGACATCGCGCGGGAACTGGTGCAGTCACTCGGCGAAGAGCGGGTGGTCGTGGTGGGCGGCGACGGCGCGCGGAGCTGGCCCGTGCCCGCGCCGCCCGGCCTGCCCGTGGCCGGTTACGCGCTGCTCGCCGTCCTCGCGGCGCAGACCACCGCGCTCGCTTGTTCGCTCGCGCTGGGCGTCACCCCGGACAACCCGTTCCCCGGCGGCGAGGTGAACCGCGTCGTGCAGGGCGTGGTCATCCACGAATTCGTTCCTTCGGAGGTGAGCTGA
- a CDS encoding DeoR/GlpR family DNA-binding transcription regulator gives MSTRKRRTTRAERLSELLRVLADTGALHVGELSARFGVSAATLRRDLAKLEEQRLLTRTHGGARPRGRTNEVPPPYRVGRSRDAKRAIVQAAIRTLPTGPHVIALTGGSTTSELARELPGRADLTVVTNALNIAMDLAMHPRLKLVVVGGVARPQSYELVGPWAEHVLASITVGTAFVGVDGIDAAAGITTHDENEARTNRAMLGRARRVVVLADGSKLGRTTLARMGDIQDVHEVITDSSAAPDAVAAIRKAGVRVTVVEAGSAKDR, from the coding sequence ATGTCCACGCGGAAGCGGCGCACCACCCGGGCCGAGCGGCTCTCGGAGCTGTTGCGGGTGCTCGCGGACACCGGTGCGCTGCACGTGGGCGAGCTCAGCGCCCGGTTCGGCGTCTCGGCCGCCACGCTGCGGCGCGATCTGGCCAAACTGGAGGAACAGCGGCTGCTGACCCGCACCCACGGCGGCGCGCGGCCCCGGGGTCGCACGAACGAGGTGCCACCGCCGTACCGGGTGGGCCGGTCGCGGGACGCCAAGCGCGCCATCGTGCAGGCGGCGATCCGCACGTTGCCGACCGGCCCGCACGTGATCGCGCTGACCGGTGGGTCCACCACCAGTGAGCTGGCCAGGGAGCTGCCGGGCCGGGCGGACCTGACGGTGGTCACCAACGCGCTGAACATCGCGATGGACCTGGCCATGCACCCCCGCCTGAAGCTGGTCGTGGTCGGCGGCGTCGCCCGGCCCCAGTCCTACGAGCTGGTCGGGCCGTGGGCCGAGCACGTGCTGGCCTCGATCACCGTCGGCACCGCGTTCGTCGGGGTGGACGGCATCGACGCGGCGGCGGGCATCACCACCCACGACGAGAACGAGGCCAGGACCAACCGCGCGATGCTCGGCCGCGCCCGGCGCGTGGTGGTCCTGGCCGACGGCAGCAAGCTCGGCCGCACCACCCTCGCCCGCATGGGTGACATCCAGGACGTGCACGAGGTGATCACCGACTCCTCGGCGGCACCGGACGCGGTCGCGGCGATCCGCAAGGCGGGCGTCCGGGTCACGGTGGTCGAGGCCGGCTCCGCGAAGGACCGCTGA